CCATGCTATGGCAATGACAATGATAGCGTAGACCAGTTGGCCGTGGACATCACCAGCCACTTCAACCAGCAGTTGGCTCAGTACGAGACTTACAAGAATGCAGAGCCTACCATGTCTATCCTGACCATTACTTCCAATGTGGTCTATGGAAAGAAAACAGGTGCTACTCCTGATGGACGAGCCAAAGGAATCGCATTTGCTCCTGGAGCTAACCCAATGCATGGTAGAGATACGCATGGTGCGATTGCTTCACTGAACTCAGTGGCCAAGCTGAACTATGAGGATGCCCTGGATGGGATATCTAATACCATGTCTATGATCCCTAAGACCCTGGGCAATGATGAGGACAAAAGAATTCAAAACCTCAGTGCAATAATAGACGGGTATTTCACCAGAGGGGCTCACCACCTCAACGTGAATGTACTCAATCGCGAATTGCTGGAAGATGCCATGGAGCACCCAGAAAACTATCCACAGCTGACCATCCGTGTCTCTGGTTATGCAGTCAACTTTGTGAGACTGTCTAGAGATCAGCAGTTGGAAGTATTATCTAGAAGCTTTTTTGAAAAAATATAATGTACGAACAAGAGAGAATTGACCACCAGACTATCGTAGAAGTTGCCGAAAAAACAGAAGTACTCAATGTACACTCTGTCGAAACTTTCGGCACCTATGATGGCCCTGGTATCAGATACGTCCTGTTTTTGCAGGGCTGCCCTTTTAAATGCCTGTATTGCGCCAACCCAGATACAATGAGTTTCGATGGAGGAAAAAATTACCCTATCGATCAAATTGTAAAAGAATCGGTTAATATGAAGTCTTATTTCATCAACGGAGGCGGGGTGACCGTCTCCGGAGGTGAACCTTGCTGCCAGGCCAAACAGCTGATTAAACTGTTTAAAGAACTGAAAGCAAGAGGCATTCATACCGCACTGGATACCAACGGACACGTGATGAACAAATATGTAGAGGAGCTACTAGAGTATACAGATCTAGTACTGCTGGACATCAAACACATCAACTCCTCCATGCACGAGATCGTAACGGGACGAGGCAATGAAAAATCGCTGGCCTTTGCGGATTATCTGAGAAAACACAACAAGCCCTTTTGGTTGAGATATGTACTCGTACCAGGATTGACTGACAAGCCGGAACACCTGCATCAGTTGGGGCAGTATTTTCAGGATTATGAAAGCATCGAGCAATTAGAAATTCAGCCTTACCACCAACTGGGTGTACACAAATGGGAACTACTGGGAATGGAATACCCGCTAGTTGGGACTCCTGAAAACAACCCAGGTCAATTGCTGAATGCGAAAAGCATTTTTGATCAATACTTTAAGAAGGTAGTGATCAACTAAATAAGAAACTGAATTGAATACAGTATGCTAAAGTTTGGGCATGGAGTCGAAAGGTTCCATGCCTTTTTTAGGACATCTCGATAATTGCTATTGAAGATTAATGCTCACTTTGAACATTCTTAAAATTAATTTTGAAATCAATCATGGCTATTGAGTAACCCAAAATCAGATGACTCTTCTTTATTGGGGTTTTCAATGGCCTTAAATCAAATACATTAAGAATTTCAGGGAGTGAAATGGTTAAAAAAATCATACTGTTTGAGCGCAGCGAGTTTATGATTTTTCAATGTAATGATCTGTAATTTAGTGATTTGATTTACAGCCTTGACTTTTTTGCTTCGTTTTTGGGTCAAGCCAAAAATGAAGAGCCCGCTCGGCTTGAGAGCCATTATTAATAAACAAACGCCCCTTTTATCTATACCTAATATGCTGGCTTTTCACCTCTTGCTTCACTTCTTGCAAGCGCTCATCGAAAT
This is a stretch of genomic DNA from Reichenbachiella ulvae. It encodes these proteins:
- the pflA gene encoding pyruvate formate-lyase-activating protein, giving the protein MYEQERIDHQTIVEVAEKTEVLNVHSVETFGTYDGPGIRYVLFLQGCPFKCLYCANPDTMSFDGGKNYPIDQIVKESVNMKSYFINGGGVTVSGGEPCCQAKQLIKLFKELKARGIHTALDTNGHVMNKYVEELLEYTDLVLLDIKHINSSMHEIVTGRGNEKSLAFADYLRKHNKPFWLRYVLVPGLTDKPEHLHQLGQYFQDYESIEQLEIQPYHQLGVHKWELLGMEYPLVGTPENNPGQLLNAKSIFDQYFKKVVIN